The Micromonospora sp. NBC_00421 genome contains a region encoding:
- a CDS encoding glycoside hydrolase family 43 protein: protein MSTDTAEVATAARSIRNPVLAGFHPDPSILRVGDDYYLATSTFEWYPGVRLHHSRDLVHWRQLGGIITDRRLLDLRGCGDSNGVWAPDLTYHDGEFHLVYSDVASFASGYWDPQNFLITAPDITGPWSDPVKLHGRGFDAALFHDDDGTTWLLAMSADWRPGRDRFGGIEIQQYDRATRRLVGRPRILFTGTPVGVTEGPHLYRHDGWYWLITAEGGTSWEHQVTVARSRDLLGPYEVDPDGPLLTSVGRPDLRLQKAGHGSLVRTPDGGWYLAHLVGRPYSPLGSCVLGRETALQQVEWPAGGWPRIPGGVPSDEITAPDLPAHPWPAEPATDDFDAAELGPAWSTLRRPATPDWIDLRSRPSHLRVHGGQSPVGRQAPSLVARRVGATRCALETVVEFDPVDHRQLAGITAYYNTLNWHHLYLTRADDGRTVLELLSSDNGRRTAHPELTVDTGGLTRVGLRAEFDGPVVRFGYDLDAGWQQLPIDLDATILSDEHAALIIDGEPAAWGFTGAFLGLWVQDLGGDGGHADFDLATYREH, encoded by the coding sequence GTGTCGACCGACACCGCTGAAGTGGCGACCGCTGCCCGGTCGATCCGCAATCCCGTGCTCGCCGGGTTCCACCCGGATCCGTCGATCCTGCGGGTCGGCGACGACTACTACCTGGCCACCTCGACCTTCGAGTGGTACCCGGGGGTGCGCCTGCACCACTCGCGCGACCTCGTGCACTGGCGACAGCTGGGCGGGATCATCACCGACCGTCGCCTGCTCGACCTGCGCGGCTGCGGCGACTCCAACGGGGTGTGGGCCCCGGACCTGACCTACCACGACGGCGAGTTCCACCTCGTCTACAGCGACGTGGCCAGCTTCGCCAGCGGCTACTGGGACCCGCAGAACTTCCTGATCACCGCGCCCGACATCACCGGCCCCTGGTCGGACCCGGTGAAGCTGCACGGGCGCGGCTTCGACGCCGCACTGTTCCACGACGACGACGGCACCACCTGGCTGCTGGCCATGAGCGCCGACTGGCGGCCCGGCCGGGACCGCTTCGGCGGCATCGAGATCCAGCAGTACGACCGGGCCACGCGCCGCCTCGTCGGCCGGCCCCGGATCCTGTTCACCGGCACCCCGGTCGGGGTCACCGAGGGTCCGCACCTCTACCGCCACGACGGGTGGTACTGGCTGATCACCGCGGAGGGCGGCACCAGCTGGGAGCACCAGGTCACCGTGGCCCGGTCCCGGGACCTGCTCGGGCCGTACGAGGTGGACCCGGACGGCCCGCTGCTCACCTCCGTCGGCCGGCCCGATCTGCGGTTGCAGAAGGCCGGCCACGGCAGCCTGGTGCGTACCCCCGACGGCGGGTGGTACCTGGCCCACCTGGTCGGCCGCCCCTACTCCCCGCTGGGCAGCTGTGTGCTGGGCCGGGAGACGGCGCTCCAGCAGGTCGAGTGGCCCGCCGGTGGTTGGCCCCGGATCCCCGGCGGGGTGCCGTCGGACGAGATCACCGCGCCCGACCTGCCGGCGCATCCCTGGCCGGCGGAACCCGCCACCGACGACTTCGACGCCGCCGAGCTCGGCCCGGCCTGGTCGACGCTGCGCCGACCGGCCACCCCGGACTGGATCGACCTGCGGTCCCGCCCGTCCCACCTGCGGGTGCACGGTGGGCAGTCCCCGGTGGGACGGCAGGCCCCCAGCCTGGTCGCCCGGCGGGTGGGCGCGACCCGGTGCGCGCTGGAGACGGTGGTCGAGTTCGACCCGGTCGACCACCGTCAGCTGGCCGGGATCACCGCCTACTACAACACCCTCAACTGGCACCACCTCTACCTGACCCGGGCGGACGACGGCCGGACCGTGCTGGAGCTGCTCAGCTCCGACAACGGCCGGCGCACCGCCCACCCCGAGCTGACCGTCGACACCGGCGGCCTCACCCGGGTCGGCCTGCGGGCGGAGTTCGACGGCCCGGTGGTCCGCTTCGGCTACGACCTGGACGCGGGCTGGCAGCAGCTCCCGATCGACCTGGACGCGACAATCCTGTCCGACGAGCACGCCGCCCTGATCATCGACGGCGAGCCTGCGGCCTGGGGGTTCACCGGGGCGTTCCTCGGCCTCTGGGTCCAGGATCTCGGCGGCGACGGCGGCCACGCCGACTTCGACCTGGCCACCTACCGGGAGCACTGA
- a CDS encoding extracellular solute-binding protein, translating to MTAHLSRRSLLGLVGAGAGAYLLSGCSDDASDDPDAPQTINWWHIQNTEPMLPVWAAVAQEYQGAHSNVKIEIQPLENEAFKAKLTTATQAGSPPDLFQSWGGGVLKQQVDAGLVKDLTETVAPWKDSLLPLSLEPYTVDGKIYGVPFDIGMVGFWYNKDLFAQAQITAPPATWAELLDVVRKLKTAGITPVALAGKDKWPAHFYWAYLSMRIGGLGALQQAAKDKNFETPDFVAAGERLKELVDLQPFQKGFLGAEYGSPDGQAATMGNGKAALELMGQWAPSVQASSSTNKKGLGDKLGFFPFPAVDGGKGSATEVFGGGNGFAVGKDAPPATLDFLKTLLSVDVQRRSTKTGAVLPTVKEATDAVADPNNKVVAQTLAAATGFQLYLDQAYPPAVGQQVNDSVAALVAGSKSPAQILKDITQVAKTQ from the coding sequence ATGACCGCGCACCTCTCCCGCAGATCGCTGCTCGGCCTCGTCGGCGCCGGTGCCGGCGCGTACCTGCTCAGCGGTTGCAGCGACGACGCCTCCGACGACCCGGACGCCCCGCAGACCATCAACTGGTGGCACATCCAGAACACCGAGCCGATGCTGCCGGTCTGGGCGGCGGTCGCCCAGGAGTACCAGGGCGCGCACAGCAACGTGAAGATCGAGATCCAGCCGCTGGAGAACGAGGCGTTCAAGGCCAAGTTGACCACCGCCACCCAGGCCGGCTCCCCGCCGGACCTGTTCCAGTCCTGGGGCGGTGGGGTGCTCAAGCAGCAGGTGGATGCGGGTCTGGTCAAGGACCTCACCGAGACGGTGGCCCCGTGGAAGGACAGCCTGCTGCCGCTCTCCCTGGAGCCCTACACGGTCGACGGCAAGATCTACGGGGTGCCGTTCGACATCGGCATGGTCGGCTTCTGGTACAACAAGGACCTCTTCGCCCAGGCCCAGATCACCGCGCCGCCGGCCACCTGGGCCGAGCTGCTCGACGTGGTCCGCAAGCTCAAGACCGCCGGGATCACCCCGGTGGCGCTGGCCGGCAAGGACAAGTGGCCGGCCCACTTCTACTGGGCCTACCTGTCCATGCGCATCGGCGGGCTCGGCGCACTTCAGCAGGCCGCCAAGGACAAGAACTTCGAGACCCCCGACTTCGTGGCCGCCGGTGAGCGGCTCAAGGAGCTGGTCGATCTCCAGCCGTTCCAGAAGGGCTTCCTGGGCGCGGAGTACGGCTCGCCGGACGGTCAGGCCGCGACGATGGGCAACGGCAAGGCCGCGCTGGAGCTGATGGGACAGTGGGCCCCGTCGGTGCAGGCGTCCAGCTCCACCAACAAGAAGGGGCTCGGCGACAAGCTCGGCTTCTTCCCGTTCCCGGCCGTCGACGGCGGCAAGGGCTCGGCGACCGAGGTGTTCGGTGGCGGCAACGGCTTCGCCGTCGGCAAGGACGCTCCGCCGGCCACCCTCGACTTCCTCAAGACCCTGCTCAGCGTCGACGTCCAGCGCCGGAGCACGAAGACCGGCGCGGTGCTGCCGACGGTCAAGGAAGCCACCGACGCCGTCGCCGACCCGAACAACAAGGTCGTCGCCCAGACCCTGGCCGCCGCCACCGGCTTCCAGCTCTACCTCGACCAGGCGTACCCGCCGGCCGTCGGCCAGCAGGTCAACGACAGCGTCGCCGCGCTGGTCGCCGGCAGCAAGTCACCCGCCCAGATCCTCAAGGACATCACCCAGGTGGCGAAGACCCAGTAG